GGCAATGCACTGCTGGCCCTGACAGCAGTGATTCTCACATCCCAGTCCTGGTGGCAGATAATATGATTAAACCAGGGCAGCAGCAATGACAGGTCGTAACGGTGCAACAACTCGATCGCTCCCTTCAGCACCTCACCGTCATGCCGTCCAAGATCCCTTGAAACAGCCTGCAACGCCATGACTGACCCGATCTGCTCAAACGCTTCCAGGCAGGCCAGCTGCACCACCTCATCTCCCTGTTCCCAGAGTTGCAGCAGATCTGGCAGTGCGGCCTCACCGGCCAGCTGTACCAGACTACGCAAGGCAGCGGCCTGTACCCAGGCATCACTGTCATGCAGAGACAGTCGAAGCGGTGCAATGGCGGCATCATCCCGGCAGTCTCCCAATGCCTCGGCAGCAGCAATCCGGACATCAGGTTCTTCATCGACCAACGCCATCATCAAGTGGGAGCATCCCTCTGCAGGCCTCAGTTTTCCGGCAGCCCGTGCAGCAGATTCACGCACCGAGGCATTTTCATCTTTCAGCAACCGGGCCAGCTGCTCACCATCATGCACGGCGGCAAAGAGCAAGGCGGCCCCTCTGCGCTGTTCAGGGTCCGGCGCAGATGCCAGCTGTTTTGCGGCCGTTCCAATTACGTGGCGATCAATATCAGCGTAACGGAGCAGTGCAGCCAGTGCTGCCTCCCGCACCGAGGCATCCTCATCATTCAAAAGCTCTGCCACCTGTGCGGGCAACTCCGGATCGCTCAACTTGGCAGAGGCATAGACTGCAGCGCTGCGTACCCGGGCCGCAGCATCCGCAAGTGCGCAGCGGATAACATCTGCCCCTTCCGGCGCCCCGCTGTTCCCTAAAAATCGGCACAGGGCAGCCCGTTCATCAATCGATTCTGTTGCAGCAAAACGTGTATTGGCGGCTCTGACCGCTGCAAGCCCCAGCTGCCGTAATGCCGATTCTGCTGCTGCCGTCAGACGTTCATCCGCCAGAGCGGAAAACAACACCTCAAGACCGCGCGGATCGGCCAGTATGCCCAGAATAGCCACGACAGCCTCATTCACCGCCTGGTTACCGGGGGTAAACGAAGCGATCAACTGCTCGACCAGTCCTTGGTCAGCCAGGAGCTGCAATCGTGCTTTGGCCTCTGACTGCCCGGCAGCATCGAGGCGCTGGAGTACCTGGACCAACGAGCTGACAGCAGCCTGGCGGACACTGGGAAGGTGTGACAACACGCCTTCCAGCAGCAATGCAACGGCATCACTATCGCTACCTATTTTGCCAAGGCACTCAAATACGGCCCGCCGCAGAAGCTCCTGCCCGGCAAGCTGCTTGACCACCGCCGGTAATGGTCCGGCAACACCGATCCGTCCCAGGGCCGCCAGCGCATTGAAACGAAAAAAGGATTCCTGATTCCGCTCAAGATGCCGTAACAATTCCGGAACAGATTCAGCGTTACCAGCAACCCCCAATCCTTCTGCCGCCGCTGCAGCCACGTTGCTATCCGGATCTGACAGGGCACGGGTCAGACCGGCAAGTGCCTCTGCACCGCCAAGAGCACCAAGGGCATCCACCACCAGCTTGCGCAGGTCATGGTCCGCATCGTCCAGATAACCCAGCAGGATCGGCACAACCCTGACGCCACATCTGACCAGAAGCTCGGCAGTTGCATTGCGCAGCCCGGCATTTTCCTCATCCCGCAACAGGTCGATCAGTTGATGAATATCATCCTGATCAGGCCGGGCTGCCAGCACGACCTCCACGGCCTGCTTACGCACACGCCAGCTTTCGTCACCAAGGGCAGCAAAAAGAATGGCCCTGCTTTGCTGCAGAGGCAGATGACGCTGTTCCTGCACAGCCCGGTAGCGTATTTCTTCGTCATGGTCTGCAGCCATCCGGTGGCTATCAGGCATCGCCATGCAGAACTTCCTCCTGAATCTGTCCCTGATAATGTCGTCCTGAAGGGGTAAAGAGGGAATCAATGTCGAGCACCAGATAGAGCCGCTCATTGCAGAGACAGACTGCAACCAGAAATTCAGCCCCTACCCCTTCGATCATATCGGGTGGCGGTGTCAGATCACGCACCGGCACCGTCACCACTTCATCAAGATCATCAACCGCAAGGGCAACCTGCCGCCCTGCCACCGATACAATCATCAGCTTGCCCGGTCCGCCGGGGCGGGGAGGCATCCCGAAACGGGCACGCAGATTCATGACCGGAATAACCTGTCCGCGCAGATTGATCATGCCGTCAAGGCTGCTGTTCTGCAGTGGAAACCCCGCAAGCTTCTGCGGGATCACAATTTCCTTGATCCGCATGATATCAATGGCGAACAGGTTATCACCCATAAGAAAACCTGCCAGTTGCAGCTCCTGAATAGCAGACTCCATGCTAGCCGACCTCGCCGAGGGCAGTATCAACGACCTTGCAGATATCCAGAATGATCAGCATCCGTTTTCCGGTTCTGCCGATTCCCGACACAAACTCACGGGCCACTCCTTCAAGCATCGAGGGTGTGGCTTCACGGTCTGTTGCAGCAATCTTGACAACATCGGTCACCCGGTCAACCCGTA
Above is a window of Trichlorobacter lovleyi SZ DNA encoding:
- a CDS encoding HEAT repeat domain-containing protein, with product MAMPDSHRMAADHDEEIRYRAVQEQRHLPLQQSRAILFAALGDESWRVRKQAVEVVLAARPDQDDIHQLIDLLRDEENAGLRNATAELLVRCGVRVVPILLGYLDDADHDLRKLVVDALGALGGAEALAGLTRALSDPDSNVAAAAAEGLGVAGNAESVPELLRHLERNQESFFRFNALAALGRIGVAGPLPAVVKQLAGQELLRRAVFECLGKIGSDSDAVALLLEGVLSHLPSVRQAAVSSLVQVLQRLDAAGQSEAKARLQLLADQGLVEQLIASFTPGNQAVNEAVVAILGILADPRGLEVLFSALADERLTAAAESALRQLGLAAVRAANTRFAATESIDERAALCRFLGNSGAPEGADVIRCALADAAARVRSAAVYASAKLSDPELPAQVAELLNDEDASVREAALAALLRYADIDRHVIGTAAKQLASAPDPEQRRGAALLFAAVHDGEQLARLLKDENASVRESAARAAGKLRPAEGCSHLMMALVDEEPDVRIAAAEALGDCRDDAAIAPLRLSLHDSDAWVQAAALRSLVQLAGEAALPDLLQLWEQGDEVVQLACLEAFEQIGSVMALQAVSRDLGRHDGEVLKGAIELLHRYDLSLLLPWFNHIICHQDWDVRITAVRASSALPAEDRMTLLQMALDREDNDLVRAEIRSQLGAD
- a CDS encoding chemotaxis protein CheW, which encodes MESAIQELQLAGFLMGDNLFAIDIMRIKEIVIPQKLAGFPLQNSSLDGMINLRGQVIPVMNLRARFGMPPRPGGPGKLMIVSVAGRQVALAVDDLDEVVTVPVRDLTPPPDMIEGVGAEFLVAVCLCNERLYLVLDIDSLFTPSGRHYQGQIQEEVLHGDA